The genomic window tatGTATTCTTGTTAAAATCAAAATATTATAATATAAACATTTGTCAGTATTagttcatcatatatatatatatatatatatatatatatatatatatatatatatatatatatatatatatatatatatatatatatatatatatatatatatatatatatatatattatatatatatatatatatagtatatatatatatatatacatattatcatTTACGAAACTGctgcaggccaggattcgaccccacaacACATTGTCTCGCCTCAAGagaccacacagtgtacatgtcaccttatccactcagccatcgatcctacaaacaacatgagcctagcgatctaggcttgtttcatgttgcggtggtatgctcaaggattaatttcagcctcctcctgttgaTGGCTCCTCCGACTCAGTAAAGTCTTTGCAGGGTGTCACATGCAGGGTACAGCAAGGGAGTTTCCTAACTCTTCCTACTGTGGCCTCTGTGAGTGCAGGGGAGAGCGGTGGGTATAGCCACGCCCGTGGACGACGGTCAGAGTCTCCCTCCATTCTTCTTTTCGTTCACTGTCAGCTGTATATTATGACTTGGGTTTCTGTTAGTGACTCTACTTGGGTTTCTGTTAGTGACTCTacttgtgctgtgttgtacacaggttGTTACTTTATTGGAACCACTGGTTGTTTTCACATGAATGGCGCTTTTATTGATACAACCAGTCATAACGCTAAATTTTTACCATTGTTGAAACCATTTATTTCCCAGGGGTGGTTGGTTTCTTTTACTAAAACATCCGGTTAATCAAGTGCTCGTTTTATTAGGGTAATAAAGAAAACAAATTGAgttgaatattttttttcattatccaGCAAGCTGTTGGGGTTAGTAAAGTGTTTATTACACATTCATAATGTGATAAtgctttactctctctctctctctctctctctctctctctctctctctctctctctctctctctcagtgcttCCATGGTAACTAGAGAGAGTGAGTTTGGCAGTTCTCGTGCACTTACGACACCAATGATTCTGTAATGagcttttgtttgtttgtttagtGAGCTGTTCTTTGTTTCGTGTACAGTGAGTTTTATGTATGTTTTGTGAGTTTTATGTTTGTAGTGAGTTTTATGTACGTTTAGTGAGTTTTTGTTTAGTGAGATTTTATTTGTTTAGtcagtttttatttatttagtgcTTAATGAATTTTCATTTACTTATgcaatgactttttttttttttggcgtagCATTAGATTTTTGAAGTAATTTTTTCTGTAGTAAGTTTTTTTTGTAGTTTGTGTAGTTTTTTTGTAGTTTGTGTAGTTTTTTTGTAGTTTGTGTAGTTTTTTTTTGTAGTTTGTGTAGTTTTTTTTGTAGTTTGTGTAGTTTTTTTTGTAGTTTGTGTAGTTTTTTTTGTAGTTTGTGTAGTTTTTTTTGTAGTTTGTGTAGTTTTTTTGTAGTCTGTGACTGCACAATTTTCGTGTGAGTCACCCGTGAACTCGGGTCATTCCGCATTACGTTGTTTTAAACTGCGCAGCGATGATTTTTAATGCAGGACTCTTTACATTCCGCATGGCGCTGCTTGAcacctgcgggtttagcgctcaccCCTTCCCCATGAATGCACACGTTTCAAAACTGTCAATTTGAACCAGGAAGTGAAATTATTCTAACCAGAGAAaaagggtattattattattattattattattattattattattattattattattattattattattattattattattattataaatatttttataattattttagTAATATTAGTATTTTTCTTATAATTGTAATTATTACtatcatttatttttattattattattattattattattattattattattattattattattattattattattattattatttgtagagTTAAACTCGTGTGGGTTTATCTCGACAAAGCGTGTAATGGAGGGACAGTGTTGAGGGAGagttggagggaggaaggaaggaagggagagagggagtaaagaaggagggagggtaataaggagggaggaagggagagagggaatgtAAGGAAGGAAGAACGGGCCAACAAAGGTTGCGGCTGCACTGCCGGCTTCTTCAGTCGGATACAGAAGCGGCTTTCATACTGGAGACAGTGGCAGACCTCCAGAGGTCGttttaaggtgttcagtcccttacaTGCGACTGAAGAAGCATGCTGCACAGACGAAAGGCCTCTTCAATACAAATACCCAAGTGTCGCAGATGTGTTTCATCATGCAACACTTACAGATAACTTCCTGCCCACAAACTTCTATGTACATCTACACATGTATATGTCAGAaggaaaattcacacacacacacacacacacacatatacatatatatatatacatatatatatatatatatatatatatatatatatatatatatatatatatatatatatatatatatatatatatatataatcaccatgtacatttattttttattaacacataggctgtctcctaccgaggcggagtgacccaaaaaagaagaaacactttcatcatcatttactccatcactgtcaatTTATATTACCATATATAAAtacaacacatatatatatatgcatcatACGTAGAGGATCACGACGGATGGTTTTTTCCAGGCGGAAATTTTAATGTATAAGAAAGTGAATCGTGTTTGACTACTGATACAGTTGTAACATCTGACTGATATAGTTGTAACATCTGACTGATACAGTTGTAACATCTGACTGATATAGTTGTAACATCTGACTGATATAGTTGTAACATCTGACTGATACAGTTGTAACATCTGACTGATACAGTTGTAACATCTGACTGATACAGTTGTAACATCTGACTGATACAGTTGTAACATCTGACTGATACAGTTGTAACATCTGACTGATATAGTTGTAACATCTGACTGATATAGTTGTAACATCTGACTGATATAGTTGTAACATCTGACTGATATAGTTGTAACATCTGACTGATACAGTTGTAACATCTGACTGATACAGCTGTAACATCTGACTGATACAGCTGTAACATCTGACTGATATAGTTGTAACATCTGACTGATATAGTTGTAACATCTGACTGATACAGTTGTAACATCTGACTGATACAGTTGTAACATCTGACTGATACAGTTGTAACATCTGACTGATACAGTTGTAACATCTGACTGATACAGTTGTAACATCTGACTGATATAGTCGTAATATCTGACTTCCTTATTAAACCAAGTAAAACTGTGATGTTGTAATATGTAACATCGTCATGTAAAAATAATGGTGGAAAAAGTGTGTTTTATTCTTGTATTTTTATCTAAGATAAATTGATTTAAAAGATAATCACAAGACGCTTCTCATAATAGCATTAATGGTATTCAATACCACAGTTTTGTCTTCCTTGAAGTTTTCTCTTATAATTTTTGTTTTCTCATCGTTTTGTCTTCAGTTTTCATTTTCTTCTTTCTGTAAAAGATAGAGAAGAGGTTTTATTTTGGATAAGACAGCTGTGTCACCTTGGCTGTGTCACAAGTTGTTCTGGCCAGAGTAACTAAGTTCACCTCAAGTTCAGTTACGTTGAAATCTAAGTTTCCTTCCACAAACACTTAAGTTTCTCCCCAGATATTCTTGTTCATGTGTCAGGTTCTGAGTGTTAGATGCACAATATTTCAAAAATATGTATCTCGATAACTATGTTGATTCATAAATCATAAAATTTGGCAACCTCTTGACGCTCAGAAGTTCCCCCGGCCCTAGAGTTAGAGTCTAACTTTAATATCCAAAGTAGCGATGATGACTGTTGACTAGGAtttgattttcttttttttttttggaacaaTGACTCACACTTTCTGATACCTTACGCGTCCCACTATCGAATAAAAATTATGAAGAGCCAGGGGCCCTAGTCGGCTTCTAACAGGTAATCGACTTCGAAATCCTGAAGGAGGCTGACTGGGCGCCCTGGCCACCTTCAGACAGGTGTTCCTTGCCTAGCTCTCTCGCCGTACAGGTGGGATATGTTGTCAACCATTTGTACCTCGTCTCTCGCCAGGAACCGGATATCCGAGTCATCCGGAAGCTTGTCTTGGTTTCGCACTTTGCGTATGTAGACTACGACCACTGCAGCTGCCACCAGGACCCCCGTGGTCACCAGGATGCCTACCAGAATGGTGGTGTTCCTGGACTTCTGTTTATTCTTCCCTGAAGTGTTTTCCTTCGGCGTCTGTTCGGTTTTGACGTCTCCAGGGCTTGGTATGGTTGCCTCGATGCTGTGATTCGTGGGTGAGGCTTGGGAAGTGCTGGCCTTGGTTACTGTTGTGCTGGAAACAGCGGAGGAAGTGAACACCGCTTCTGAAGTGGTAATGGCTGCTCTTGTAGGCATCATCGCCGGCACTTCTCTGCTATTCGTCGTCAGATTTTCTGTCGTCTCTGTCACTGTGTCGTCTTTAATTTCGGTCGCCACGGCGTGGCTGACTGTCGTGGTACTTACGAGTTCCTTACCTATAGTCACTGCCTCTCCAGGTTCCGTCGTGGTGAggattgttagtgttgctgtcatCGAAGTCTTAGCTACCGTAGTCGTTTCTGGGACTCTGCCGTCGACTGTCCTGTTGGTGTCCTCTTTAGCGCCTCCCGCCGGCGGCGATGCAGCTGCGGGAGTCGTAGGTTTAGGTGTCCTCTCCTCCAGGGTCATCTCCGGTGTCTCCGTCAGGAGCTTCAAGGTAACGTGAGAGGCCTTGGATGTCGCCTCTTCGACGGGGTACGTGACGGGACGAGCTGGGAAAGACAGCGGCAAGGTGACAGACACGGGCGTGATTACAGATACGGACGTGACGACAGACACGGGCATGGTGACAGACACAGGCGTGGTGGCAGACACGGGCGTGACGGCAGACACGGGCGTGACGGCAGACACGGGCGTGACGCCCGACACGGGCGTGACGGCAGACACGGGCGTGACGGCAGGCACGGGCGTGGTGGCAGACACGGGCGTGATGACAGACACGGACGTGGTGGCAGACACTGGCGAGGTGGCAACATGGGCTGGAGGAATCGTCGAAGTGATCTCGTCTTCCTTAGACTCATTCTCGCTCGAACTGGACGCAGCTGTAGTCCCTCGAGGACCAGCTGTGAAGGACGACAGAGAGACAGGCGAGACAGAGGGAGACGGTGTCAACGGCAGGTGTACTGTCGGCAGGGACACAGTGACAAGCCTCGTCGTTGACAGAACTGAAATAGACAAGTAACTTTACTCAACAAATTTAAAAATATCAGGATCTTTAAAATCGACAAAACCTGAAGAGACAGATGTCTTTAATGGACAGAATTATGAGAGGCAGGTACCTTTAATGGACAGAATTACGAGAGGCAGGTACCTTTAATGGACAGAATTACAAGAGGCAGGTACCTTTAATGGACAGAATTACGAGAGGCAGGTACCTTTAATGGACAGAATTACAAGAGGCAGGTACCTTTAATGGACAGAATTGCGAGAGGCATTAACTCCTAGTCGAGAGAACAGAGAGACTACAACTTTCAGTCGACAGAACTGAAACAAACATCAACCAACGAAACAAAACAAATCTGATCACATTCCACACAACAGTCGAAATGAGAATTAAAAGTGCCaagcccccccaaaaaaattatAAAAGCAAACTGTGATTCCGAGAGACactatgtgtaaaaaaaaaaaaacatagagcGACTGTCTTCCATAATTAAACAATGGAAAAAAAATAGCCAGATGgtaaaaaaacaacaaaattaaaTACAGCTGCATTATCCACCTGTATTTTACTTAGACATACACGCTACttgtattattaataattattacatcattatttgtattattatattactaatgttattattattatttattattattattataattattattactattattactagtagtagtatattcACAGGGAAACGCTAAATCCATAGGGGTCTTAATTGGGAAATGGGAGatgatcaggtttgatccgaggagagcgaGGTGGCTTTACCTGTGTAAGCAAATATGACCCCTTTGGATTAAGCGCTTGACTGTGACatagtaataaataataataataataataataataataataataataataataataataataataataataataataataataataataataatacttgtgaaGTGCCCCAGCAGTGTTTGATCCATGGATGAGCCAGAAATAACTTACAGTGCGGACAGTAGTGATCCACGTCGAGGCAACAGGTGGAGGTGTTGCCGCACTCTATATCACAGCCGCATGCGTCCCCGTCCGCGATCTCTAAACATCTGTCGCGACAGCTCTGCAAGTCCTCCGCAGCTGCCGCATGCAGAAAAGCAAATAGTGAGTCAGATATGCAACGCTTGTGTTgaatactggagagagagagagagagagagagagagagagagagagagagagagagagagagagagagagagagagagagagagagacagacagagagagagagagagagagagagagagagagagagagagagagacagacagacagagagagagagagagagagagagagagagaacccaaCAGCAGAGGATTTGGAAGCCCACAATGAAAAAAAACTGTCTGTAAATCAAAaggctctctcccctccctccggCCACTGCTGGTATAAAAACAAAAGCAAAGCTATGTCATACCATTCTGGAAACTGGAATGGGCTCCAGATATGGTAGTGACTGAAAGATGCCGAGTACAACTAAAGCTGCTTAGTTAATGTtgttactgtactcacctaattgtgcttgcaggggttgaatcatagctcctggctctgcctgttcactggtcgctattaggtccactctctccctgctctttgagctatgtatggatcctgtctccactacatcactctccaaactgttgcacttcctgacatctctgtggctgaagaaatgcttcctaacatccaagtgaatcatctgagtcttcagttttcaattatgaccccttgttgctgtgtcccatctttggagcatcctgttcctatccaccttgtcaattccactcagtattttatacgtcgttgtcATGtcgtcccctatccctcctgtcctgccCTCCTGACTTAAATTACTCGTGTTACCCCACTGATGGGATATTAAGACCCATCACtagaggttttggtcatctgactgaggccttctgctggcttaccggtctaccccttAAAAATAAGATTATATTAAGTGTTAgtttagtgagtgagtgaggaagTGAGCATACTAGGCAACATCTAGCTCCTGTCCTCCCTCAACATACTTCATTGGCCACTGTAACTCTTCTGTCACACCTCACACATGACCCAACACGCTGAGCATGGGTGTGTAGCGAAGCTTTGGTCAGGTCACAAATCACAAATAATCGAATCGTATTTCATAAAAAGAAATACTGATTTCAATACGAATATAAGTTCATGTTTATACAAGTTAGGTTTATTTATAATAAATAGAATTTGTGAGAAATTAAAGCTATACTGACATGTCACTCATAAAAATTTTCTTGACATGCGACCTGACCAAATCCTCACTACACTCCCATGTTCAGCGTGTTGGGTCGTGTGTGAGGTCGTAACTCAGCCTTATAAATCTTCTGTTGTCCCGTTATTTTTACtgtccttgataatgcgagaaatAACGAAaaagcttggaatttcactatttttctctggctattttgcatatatatatataaatatatatatatatatatatatatatatatatatatatatatatatatatatatatatatatatatatatatatatatattgtgtgtgtatgtgtgagtgtgcaaaacaatcgcagacaggcgatcttaacaatgcaagataaGCCACGGGGGGaggggaatctttagctcaaggactttcacacttctcagtgcgtcatcaggagttgtgcaatgttgcaaaggcagcaacaggagaagtagggtaagtttacagagtatggtagtgatagtggtagtgtggcacCAGCCAGCCTCTGTTTGAGAGGGGTGAGCGggatgccaaccacacaccggcttccatatatatatatatatatatatatatatatatatatatatatatatatatatatatatatatatatatatatatatatatatatatatatatatatatatatatatatattccaaatTGAAAATGCATATAATGGCGTATTTTTATGTGCAAAATAAATACGTCAAGGTACAAATTTCCTGGACACGGGAAGACATACCATAAATGGTCACAACAAGTGTAGTTAAACCAATTTTGCCTGGAATAATACTAAGCCGGTTTTAAGCCAGTTTAAGCTGTGAGGAGAGTAAGTGAGCTGGTTTATAACCCGAGGGGAGACGTAAAGCTGGTTTAcgaccccctctccctccctgggGATCAACCTTAACGCTTAATGATTAGAATAAACAAGGCTAATGGTCGTACCTCGTGTAACGACCACACCCACAGTGTGATAGATTGATGATAAATAATGGGGGAAGCTGGTGATGGCGGAGGGGACGGAGATGAGGGGGCGAGAGATGAAGGGAGAGACGACTGAGATGAGGGAGGAAGATAGGCGAAGACAGAAGAAGGTGAAGAAGTATTGTAGGGAAGAAAACAGAGATAGTCAGAGAagaaaagagggagggaagaaaattaGATCAAGGGAATATTGAAAAaataatgaaggaagggaggtagggagcgaATGAGGGAGAAGATATTGAGAGAGCtttggaaggagtgagggagcttaggaaggagtgatggagcttaggaaggagtgatggagctTAGGAAGAAGTGAAGCACTGGATGTTAAACAGTAACTTTAATATCCTTACAACAGTGCCACTTATATGACATTCTAACAACAATGCCATTGATGTCATATTCTAACAACAGTCCCATTGATGTCATAtcctaacaacagtgccactgatgTCACATTCTAACAacagtgtcattgatgtcatatCCTAACAACAGTGCCATTGATATCACATCCTAACAACAGTGCCATTGATGTCACAACTTAACAACAATGCTATTGATATCATATCCTAACAGCAGTGCCATTGATGTCACATCCTAACAACAGTGCCATTGATATCGCATCCTAACAGTGCCATTGatgttacatcctaacaacaaAGTCATTGATGTCACATCCTAACAacagtgtcattgatgtcacatCCTAGCAAAAGTGCCATTGATGTCATATCCTAACAACAGTGCCATTGATGTCACATTCTAGCAacagtgtcattgatgtcacatGCTAGCAACAGTGCCATTGATGTCACATCCTAACAACAGTACCAATGATGTCACATCCTAGCAACAGTGACACAGATGTTATATCCTAACAACAGTACACCTGATGTCACATCCTTACAACAGGGCTATTGATGTCACGTCCTAGCAACAGCGCTCACTGATTCAACCTAAAACATACAGTGTATCGACGTGCCCAACAGAACAAGGCTTAATGACAGAGGGTGAGCTCCAGCTCTTGTACCTTCCTCTTATCTGTCGTCTGATGCAGCATCCCTGTATGGAATACTCTTTTTTTTCAATAGTTTTTGTTGCCTGGGGGTCGCACTCCAGCATCCACATCACTATTCATTCCTACTGCCATGTTGTCCGTCCGAGTCTTCCTTCAGCCTGAACACTGACACGTAGGAATCAATCTCTGCTGCCTCATTTACATACATCAGGAACagcatatgtactcacctagttgtactcgcctagttgaggttgcaggggtcgagtccgagctcttggccccgcctcttcactgatcgctactaggtcactctccctgaaccgtgaactttatcatacctctgcttaaagctatgtatgcatcctgcctccactacatcgcttcccaaactattccacttactgactactctgtggctgaagaaatacttcctaacatccctgtgattcatctgtgtcttcaacttccaactgtgtccccttgttactgtgtccaatctctggaacatcctgtctttgtccaccttgtcaattcctctcagtcctccagtgtcgtcaggttgatttcccttaacctctcctcataggacatacctcttatctctggaactagtcttgttgcaaacctttgcactttctctagtttctttacgtgcttggctaggtgtgggttccaaactggtgccgcatactccaatatgggcctaacgtacacggtgtacagggtcctgaacgattccttattaagatgtcggaatgctgttctgaggtttgctaggcgcccatgtgctgcaggcgttatttggttgatgtgctcttcaggagatgtgcctggtgttatactcaccccaagatcttattccttgagtgaggtttgcagtctctggccccctagactgtactccgtctgcggtcttctttgcccttccccaatcttcatgactttgcacttggtgggattgaactccaggagccaattgctggaccaggtctgcagcctgtccagatccctttgtagttctgcctggtcttcgatcgagtgaattcttcttatcaacttcacgtcatctgcaaacagggacacttcggagtctattccttccgtcttgtcgttcacaaataccagaaacagcactggtcctaggactgacccctgtgggaccccgctggtcacagatgaccactctgacacctcgccacgtaccatgactcgctgttgtcttcctgacaagtatcccctgatccattgtagtgccttccctgttatccctgcttggttctccagtttttgcaccaatctcttgtgtggaactgtgtcaaacgccttcttgcagtccaagaatatgcaatccacccacccctctctctcttgtcttactgctgtcaccatgtcatagaactccagtaggtttgtgacacgatTTCCCgaccctgaaaccatgttggctgctgttgatgagatcattcctttctaggtgttccaccactcttctcctgataatcttctccatgattttgcatactatacatgtcagtgacactggtctgtagtttagtgcttcatgtctgtctccttttttaaagattgagactacatttgctgtcttccatgcctcaggcaatctccctgttttgatagatgtattgaatattgttgttaggggtacacatagcacctctgctccctctctcaggacccatggggagatgttatctggccccattgcctttgaggtatctagctcactcagaagcctcttcacttcttcctcggttgtgtgcactgtgtccagcacatggtggtgtgccccacctctccgtctttctggagccccttctgtctcctctgtgagcacttctttgaatctcttgttgagttcctcacatacttcacggtcatttcttgttgtctctcctccttccttccttagcctgattacctggtccttgactgatgtggctgtataacagtttcgggtcagatttggctttcgctgctatgtcgttttcatattgtctttgggcctccctttttatttgtgcatattcgtttctggctctacgactgctctccttattctcctgggtcctttgccttctatatttcttccattccctggcacacttggtttttgcctccttgcatctttgggtgaaccatgggctcatcctagctttttcattattcctgtttcccttgggtacaaacctctcctcagcctccttgcacattgttgctacatattccatcatctcattaactggcttccctgccagttctctgccccactgaacctcgttcaggaagttcctcattcccgtgtagtcctctttcttgtagtttggcttcattcgtcttgaccttcctgcttctccctccacttgtagctctactgtgtattcgaagcataaaatcacatgatcactggccccaaggggtctttcatatgtgatgtcctcgatatctgcactactcaaggtgaatactaagtccagccttgctggttcatcctctgctctctctcttgtagtgtcccttacgtgttggtacatgaagttttccagtaccacctccatcatcttagccctccatgtatcttggcccccatgcggctccaagttctcccaatcgatctccttgtggttaaagtcacccatgatcaggagttttgccctgcatgcatgagctcttttggccactgcagccagtgtgtcaaccatcgctctattgctctcgtcgtactcttgccttggcctcctgctgttctttggtgggttatacatcactgctattaccaccttgggacctccatagtgaagcgttcccgccatgttatcactttcttctctgctgtctcctctctccagctcatcaaaattccatcgtttttttatcagcaatgccactcctccccccccctgttccctctgtctttcctcaggatctggtatcccgttggaaagatggcatctgttagcatacctgtaagcttggat from Cherax quadricarinatus isolate ZL_2023a chromosome 13, ASM3850222v1, whole genome shotgun sequence includes these protein-coding regions:
- the LOC128688683 gene encoding mucin-2 (The sequence of the model RefSeq protein was modified relative to this genomic sequence to represent the inferred CDS: added 171 bases not found in genome assembly), which produces MNKQYSLLLLAVVAAIFLQDSLARKSKPNCPWIDLENGRVKIRKKGRVATFKCKRGFTRFDGDQFATCLRTTWQGRIPKCIRNGCEGVTNPRSGSREYLYDGALVRYTCDAGYQLRGSPALYCNGIYWNDTEPTCVAPAEPAVSCSFENDLCGWSNDPSNHFNWERKRGPSQSFTAGTGPSADHTLGTNQGHYMYVDASIPRDVGENALLYSPVYPSDITTTDSCFSFYFHKYGRNSGALNAYVKLEGETLQFQPPVLQLSGANQARWFSYKFNITKTPQNFQIVLEAVRDEGNSDIAVDDVKVAHGDDCRDEFTMPEVRTAPTTTTTTSNTTTSPTTNTTGDSTQGDVTTQGAAVAPNTTSSSSSSSSSSSSSSSSSSNNTSPPATAGTGASDISSGTASSVLNTTASITTPTAAADNTSATTVDTSATTVDTSATAIESLTSPSFSLTPHDITTVHTGAAEDLQSCRDRCLEIADGDACGCDIECGNTSTCCLDVDHYCPHFLSTTRLVTVSLPTVHLPLTPSPSVSPVSLSSFTAGPRGTTAASSSSENESKEDEITSTIPPAHVATSPVSATTSVSVITPVSATTPVPAVTPVSAVTPVSGVTPVSAVTPVSAVTPVSATTPVSVTMPVSVVTSVSVITPVSVTLPLSFPARPVTYPVEEATSKASHVTLKLLTETPEMTLEERTPKPTTPAAASPPAGGAKEDTNRTVDGRVPETTTVAKTSMTATLTILTTTEPGEAVTIGKELVSTTTVSHAVATEIKDDTVTETTENLTTNSREVPAMMPTRAAITTSEAVFTSSAVSSTTVTKASTSQASPTNHSIEATIPSPGDVKTEQTPKENTSGKNKQKSRNTTILVGILVTTGVLVAAAVVVVYIRKVRNQDKLPDDSDIRFLARDEVQMVDNISHLYGERARQGTPV